A single Pseudoxanthomonas sp. DNA region contains:
- a CDS encoding outer membrane beta-barrel protein: MDMFGHRTRHIRFARQRVLCAALAAALPVGAQAARLEYDVSLRYMHSDNIVLQAADEISEDILSPQVRFVLSHDSSALTTRLRGNVQHLDYMDDVYEDDTRGEFSGELEWTVLPDRLMFYARDSLSEQSVDSLAAFTPGNQQKINVFEGGPTLMARFGENMRGQLDLRYTNSWAEETETFNSDRYSAAARLARALGATDALVFNVEASQTEYDTIAELYNYKRYDAYVTYLSQLSKLSVDISAGYSRLKPEGVDGTSSALFRGYAGWEVAPRSQLSARASYQFGDASQDLIQRVGAPGEPTDPGDPGGPIVGQPGDPNLQIIPDTFKQRRLSLGYEFTGERLSVLAEPYFEQLRYIRDDSFDADNSGISVSARYGLTARLSLTGVAQRYKREFTNIARDDTDTILGAGLAMRFSRHWGAQFDYRHRKRDSSIGSQDYVENVVVLSVTYYR; this comes from the coding sequence ATGGACATGTTCGGCCACCGTACCCGCCATATCCGTTTCGCACGCCAGCGCGTCCTGTGCGCGGCGCTGGCCGCGGCGCTGCCGGTCGGCGCCCAGGCGGCGCGCCTGGAATACGACGTCAGCCTGCGTTACATGCACAGCGACAACATCGTGCTGCAGGCCGCCGACGAGATCAGCGAGGACATCCTGTCGCCGCAGGTGAGGTTCGTCCTGAGCCACGACAGCTCGGCGCTGACCACCCGCCTGCGCGGCAACGTGCAGCACCTGGACTACATGGACGACGTCTACGAGGACGACACTCGTGGCGAGTTCAGCGGCGAACTGGAGTGGACCGTACTGCCGGACCGCCTGATGTTCTACGCACGCGACTCGCTGAGCGAGCAGTCGGTGGATTCGCTGGCCGCCTTCACCCCGGGCAACCAGCAGAAGATCAACGTCTTCGAGGGCGGCCCTACGCTGATGGCCCGCTTCGGCGAGAACATGCGCGGGCAGCTCGATCTGCGCTACACCAACAGCTGGGCCGAGGAGACCGAGACCTTCAACAGCGACCGCTACTCGGCCGCGGCGCGGCTGGCGCGCGCGCTCGGCGCCACCGACGCGCTGGTGTTCAACGTGGAAGCCAGCCAGACCGAGTACGACACCATCGCCGAGCTGTACAACTACAAGCGCTACGACGCCTATGTCACCTACCTGAGCCAGCTGTCCAAACTCAGCGTGGACATCAGCGCCGGCTACTCGCGCCTGAAGCCGGAGGGCGTGGACGGCACGTCCAGTGCGTTGTTCCGCGGGTATGCGGGGTGGGAGGTCGCACCGCGCAGCCAGCTGAGCGCGCGCGCCAGCTACCAGTTCGGCGATGCCTCGCAGGACCTGATCCAGCGCGTCGGCGCCCCGGGCGAACCGACCGATCCCGGCGATCCGGGCGGTCCGATCGTCGGCCAGCCGGGCGATCCCAACCTGCAGATCATTCCGGACACCTTCAAGCAGCGCCGCCTGAGCCTGGGCTACGAGTTCACCGGCGAACGCCTGTCGGTGCTGGCCGAACCGTACTTCGAGCAGCTCCGTTACATCCGCGACGACAGTTTCGATGCCGACAACTCGGGGATCTCGGTGTCGGCACGCTACGGGCTGACGGCGCGCCTCAGCCTGACGGGCGTGGCGCAGCGCTACAAGCGCGAATTCACCAACATCGCGCGCGACGATACCGACACCATCCTGGGGGCCGGGCTGGCCATGCGGTTCAGCCGTCACTGGGGCGCGCAGTTCGACTACCGTCACCGGAAGCGCGACAGCTCGATCGGCAGCCAGGACTACGTCGAGAACGTGGTGGTGCTGTCTGTCACGTACTACCGCTGA
- a CDS encoding polysaccharide deacetylase family protein, whose protein sequence is MPSASPIAADPGPVVALMYHALHTGAMPAGQDPHYTLPADDFELQMQDIAAAGGGSSAAALLQGTSQARIVVTFDDGHVSNHAVALAVLSRHGITADFFINPATVGTPGFLDWNQLRDMADAGMSIQSHGHDHVYLTQLDGPTLRRTLKAAREEIEQQVGTAVTLLAPPGGRMPKDLVSVAQECGYTHVLSSEPGILDIARGTSQALPRMAMTAATGHLTFQRWIRRDQVAIGHERVRYRGLSLAKRMLGDAGYERLRAVALGALGRGA, encoded by the coding sequence ATGCCATCCGCTTCCCCCATCGCCGCAGATCCCGGCCCCGTCGTCGCGCTGATGTATCACGCGCTGCATACCGGTGCGATGCCCGCCGGCCAGGACCCGCACTACACGCTGCCGGCGGACGACTTCGAGCTGCAGATGCAGGACATCGCCGCCGCGGGCGGTGGCAGCAGTGCGGCCGCGCTGCTGCAGGGGACATCGCAGGCGCGCATCGTGGTCACCTTCGACGACGGCCACGTCAGCAACCATGCGGTGGCGCTCGCCGTGCTGTCCCGCCACGGCATCACCGCCGACTTCTTCATCAATCCCGCCACCGTCGGAACGCCCGGCTTCCTGGACTGGAACCAGCTGCGCGACATGGCCGACGCCGGCATGTCGATCCAGTCGCATGGCCACGATCACGTGTACCTGACCCAGCTGGATGGGCCGACCCTGCGCCGGACCCTGAAGGCCGCGCGTGAGGAAATCGAGCAACAGGTCGGAACGGCGGTGACCCTGCTGGCGCCACCCGGCGGCCGCATGCCGAAGGACCTGGTGTCCGTCGCGCAGGAATGCGGGTACACGCACGTGCTGTCGTCCGAACCGGGCATCCTGGACATCGCCCGGGGGACCTCGCAGGCCCTGCCCCGCATGGCGATGACCGCCGCCACCGGGCACCTGACGTTCCAGCGCTGGATCCGGCGCGATCAGGTGGCCATCGGCCATGAGCGGGTGCGCTACCGCGGCCTTTCGCTGGCCAAGCGCATGCTGGGCGATGCCGGTTACGAGCGGCTGCGCGCGGTCGCGCTCGGCGCATTGGGAAGGGGCGCATGA
- a CDS encoding glycosyltransferase family 2 protein, whose amino-acid sequence MTILFWASLALVAFAYAGYPLLMALLARVRPRPVRTGHALPTIDVLLVVHNGMRELPAKLDNLLALDYPPDRLRINVACDGCTDGSDRFAAQRDTARIRVFAFAERRGKSACLGNVVPLLDAEIVLFNDVRQRIDPGAARALVAALADPTVGAASGELVLQAREGYGQGVDAYWRYEKAIRRLESASGSLVGATGALYAARRSLIPEIPPGIVLDDMWIPLGIAASGHRTVFVPAALAFDRTSDNPVDEERRKRRTLAGNFQLIHLRPALAIPGAHPLAWRLWGHKWLRLLAPWLLALALLANAILALRGGVLYPLLFALQLIAYATAVMGRGWPRLATLLPVRLATAFLSLNTSAMLALADYLRDPEAHLWQTTRLEDAHR is encoded by the coding sequence ATGACCATCCTGTTCTGGGCCTCGCTGGCGCTGGTCGCCTTTGCCTACGCAGGCTATCCGCTGTTGATGGCGCTGCTCGCGCGCGTCCGGCCCAGGCCGGTCCGCACCGGACACGCACTGCCGACGATCGACGTGCTGCTGGTCGTGCACAACGGCATGCGCGAGCTGCCGGCCAAGCTCGACAACCTGCTGGCCTTGGACTACCCCCCGGACCGCCTGCGCATCAACGTGGCGTGCGACGGCTGCACCGACGGCAGCGACCGGTTCGCCGCGCAGCGCGACACCGCGCGCATCCGCGTGTTCGCCTTCGCCGAGCGGCGCGGAAAGTCGGCCTGCCTCGGCAATGTGGTCCCCCTTCTCGATGCGGAGATCGTGCTGTTCAACGATGTGCGCCAGCGGATCGACCCGGGCGCCGCCCGGGCGCTGGTGGCGGCGCTGGCCGATCCCACCGTCGGTGCCGCGAGCGGCGAACTGGTGCTGCAGGCGCGCGAGGGTTACGGGCAGGGTGTCGATGCCTACTGGCGCTACGAGAAAGCGATCCGCAGGCTGGAAAGCGCCAGCGGCTCGCTGGTCGGCGCAACCGGCGCCCTGTACGCCGCGCGACGGTCGCTCATACCCGAGATCCCGCCCGGCATCGTGCTGGATGACATGTGGATTCCGCTGGGCATCGCCGCGTCGGGACATCGCACCGTGTTCGTGCCGGCGGCGCTGGCGTTCGACCGCACCTCGGACAATCCTGTCGACGAAGAACGGCGCAAGCGGCGCACGCTGGCCGGCAACTTCCAGTTGATCCACCTGCGGCCGGCGCTCGCCATCCCGGGCGCGCATCCGCTCGCGTGGCGCCTGTGGGGCCACAAGTGGCTGCGCCTGCTCGCGCCCTGGCTGCTGGCGCTCGCGCTGCTGGCCAACGCCATCCTCGCGCTGCGCGGCGGCGTGCTGTACCCGCTGCTGTTCGCACTGCAACTGATCGCCTATGCGACCGCGGTGATGGGCCGCGGCTGGCCACGCCTTGCGACACTGCTGCCGGTGCGGCTGGCCACCGCGTTCCTCAGCCTCAATACCAGCGCCATGCTCGCCCTTGCGGACTACCTGCGCGACCCCGAGGCGCACCTGTGGCAGACCACCCGACTGGAAGACGCGCACCGATGA
- a CDS encoding glycosyltransferase translates to MTATPPLQRAVYVVSLFPCWSETFIVREIAALIENGVDVRIISLKKPSETLVQSDAQALMDRVRHPRSTLHAMWGTAKALLRHPVGVLATLFTVIAGSWRSPSVLAKSLAAWMRGLEHVDWLRDFEPQVLHAHWATYPSTAAWTLSRVLRLPFGFTCHAHDIFIERQLIARKIEDAAVAVTISRFNVEWLAERETVRARDKLHVIHCGVDLRANPWQPEGRSPLQILTVGRLDPIKGFATLVEALALLSARGIDFQCRLLGSGPLDASLRALAQARGVAGRIEFCGAQPQDVVRRWMSEAALFVLPSEVAPDGNRDGIPVALMEAMATGCPVVSTRVSGIPELIEDGVSGLLVDEKQPAALADAMQRLLQDAALRQRVVGGARMKIEQEFDARKEARRLQDLMEGVAHAR, encoded by the coding sequence ATGACGGCGACCCCTCCCCTGCAGCGCGCCGTGTACGTGGTGTCGCTGTTTCCCTGCTGGTCGGAAACGTTCATCGTGCGCGAGATCGCCGCACTGATCGAGAACGGCGTGGACGTACGGATCATTTCCCTGAAGAAGCCCTCCGAGACGCTGGTGCAGTCGGACGCCCAGGCCCTGATGGATCGCGTGCGGCATCCGCGCTCCACCCTGCATGCGATGTGGGGTACGGCGAAGGCCTTGCTGCGTCATCCGGTCGGCGTACTGGCCACGCTGTTCACGGTGATCGCCGGCAGCTGGCGTTCGCCGTCCGTGCTGGCCAAGTCGCTGGCGGCCTGGATGCGTGGCCTGGAACACGTGGACTGGCTGCGCGATTTCGAGCCGCAGGTACTGCATGCGCACTGGGCCACGTACCCCTCGACTGCCGCCTGGACCCTGTCGCGCGTGCTGCGCCTGCCGTTCGGCTTCACCTGCCATGCGCACGACATCTTCATCGAGCGGCAGCTGATCGCCCGCAAGATCGAGGATGCCGCCGTGGCGGTGACCATCTCGCGCTTCAACGTGGAGTGGCTGGCCGAACGCGAAACCGTGCGCGCACGCGACAAGCTGCACGTCATCCACTGTGGCGTCGACCTGCGCGCGAACCCGTGGCAACCGGAGGGTCGTTCGCCGTTGCAGATCCTCACCGTCGGACGGCTGGATCCGATCAAGGGCTTTGCGACGCTGGTCGAGGCGCTCGCCCTGCTGTCGGCACGCGGCATCGATTTCCAGTGCCGCCTGCTGGGCTCCGGTCCACTGGACGCCTCGCTGCGCGCACTCGCGCAGGCCCGCGGCGTGGCCGGCAGGATCGAGTTCTGCGGCGCGCAACCGCAGGACGTGGTGAGGCGCTGGATGAGCGAGGCGGCCCTGTTCGTCCTCCCCTCCGAGGTGGCGCCGGACGGCAACCGCGACGGCATCCCCGTGGCGCTGATGGAGGCGATGGCGACCGGCTGCCCCGTCGTCAGCACCCGTGTCTCCGGCATTCCCGAACTGATCGAAGACGGCGTCTCCGGCTTGCTGGTGGACGAGAAGCAGCCCGCCGCGCTGGCCGACGCCATGCAACGCCTGCTGCAGGACGCGGCGCTGCGGCAGCGGGTCGTCGGCGGCGCACGCATGAAGATCGAGCAGGAGTTCGACGCGCGCAAGGAGGCACGTCGCCTGCAGGACCTGATGGAGGGCGTGGCACATGCGCGCTAG
- a CDS encoding glycosyltransferase, with protein sequence MSDEMEVGGSQRQITYLLGGLDRRQWQPELVFFRKESFLVRDLRAQGIVVHHVPKRGRLDPRFVLAYAALLRRERYDLVHAFSLTAELWTLVAGWLAGHRPPLLASIRGLYLDESERFWRIKRFILSRSAAVIANARAGAAAAAERAGVPVASIDVVPNGLVPPEPLPPGQRDLLRQAIGAPPGRPFALFVGRLVKEKNPACLMRALARIPADERPWVALAGNGPLRGDIDAMREAAGLDADVRFLGERKDTAALMQSADFLVLPSSYEGMSNVLMEAMAAGCPVVASAVGGNSELVEDDITGLLFPNDDADALARCLRSLGKDAALRQRLSLQAAQVARQRYSVEQLVRTTTSVYERCLRASAADAGSVPLSPVGSIRDDA encoded by the coding sequence GTGAGCGACGAAATGGAAGTGGGCGGCAGCCAGCGCCAGATCACCTACCTGCTCGGCGGGCTGGACCGCCGCCAGTGGCAACCCGAACTGGTCTTCTTCCGCAAGGAATCCTTCCTGGTGCGCGACCTGCGGGCGCAGGGGATCGTGGTCCACCATGTCCCCAAGCGCGGCCGGCTGGATCCTCGCTTCGTGCTGGCCTATGCCGCACTGCTGCGGCGCGAACGCTACGACCTGGTGCATGCCTTCTCGCTGACGGCCGAGCTGTGGACGCTCGTGGCCGGTTGGCTGGCCGGGCATCGACCGCCGTTGCTGGCTTCGATCCGCGGCCTGTATCTCGACGAGTCCGAACGGTTCTGGCGCATCAAGCGCTTCATCCTCTCCCGCTCTGCGGCCGTGATCGCCAATGCGCGCGCCGGTGCCGCCGCGGCGGCCGAGCGCGCAGGCGTGCCGGTCGCCAGCATCGATGTGGTGCCGAACGGACTGGTACCGCCGGAGCCCCTGCCACCCGGACAGCGCGACCTGCTGCGCCAGGCGATAGGTGCGCCGCCCGGGCGTCCGTTCGCGCTGTTCGTCGGCCGTCTGGTGAAGGAGAAGAACCCGGCCTGCCTGATGCGCGCGCTCGCCCGCATTCCGGCCGACGAGCGTCCCTGGGTGGCCCTGGCCGGCAACGGTCCGCTGCGTGGCGATATCGACGCGATGCGCGAGGCGGCCGGTCTGGACGCCGATGTACGTTTCCTAGGCGAACGCAAAGACACAGCCGCCCTGATGCAATCCGCCGATTTCCTGGTTCTTCCCTCCTCCTACGAAGGCATGTCGAACGTTCTCATGGAGGCCATGGCGGCCGGATGCCCGGTGGTGGCGTCGGCGGTCGGCGGCAATTCCGAACTGGTCGAGGACGACATCACCGGCCTGCTGTTCCCCAACGACGACGCCGACGCGCTTGCGCGATGCCTGCGATCGCTCGGAAAGGACGCCGCCCTGCGCCAGCGACTTTCGCTGCAGGCGGCGCAGGTGGCGCGGCAACGCTACTCCGTGGAGCAACTGGTGCGCACGACCACCAGCGTCTACGAACGCTGCCTGCGGGCGAGCGCCGCCGATGCCGGCAGCGTGCCGCTTTCGCCGGTCGGCTCCATACGGGACGACGCATGA
- a CDS encoding asparagine synthase C-terminal domain-containing protein, which yields MTVAGSLCEDFILASGPQAAAWLSGKAGLQPLDTGDGTLCAAVSEGVRHGRHANGRHWLAIADLVAGQLEEAAAEGTTAPQRAWRGRFAFASWQPGQSEVSAFIDHFGSLPLFWYRRDGHFALATDLRLLLDAPGIGRDVDLTAVYHYLNFTCIPAPLTIHRDIRRIEPGSVLALDHAGERGERYYLPEYPADLQGSDIQLAHDLRDRMIATVQDFRPHSDGDWGCFLSGGTDSSSIVSILARQPGAQVHSCSIGFPEAGYDELDFARLASEACGAKPHLARVDRHRALGLLDSVIDAYDQPFGNASAVPTLACAELGNSQGFSTMLGGDGGDEIFGGNQRYAKDKVMEAFYRLPSPLKAAARAVGDAVGGGHVHVLNRVQNFARRGSLPNPDRFYTDDSFASDFYGDLLTPAFRSQVPQDASLDFMRGVYATGPRTEPLHQIMRLDLLMAIAQNDLVKVHRACRHHGVSVRFPYLDPALVDYCGRLAAHYKVRGLKKRYLFKQAVADILPTEILSKRKQGFGLPIAIWMKEDPALQARVREVLLDQRTRERGWVNPAFIERLVDLHMAGGWDHSNALWQLLVLELWMRRYMDAR from the coding sequence ATGACCGTGGCCGGCTCGCTCTGCGAAGACTTCATCCTGGCCAGTGGACCGCAGGCAGCCGCCTGGCTGTCGGGCAAGGCCGGCCTGCAGCCGCTGGATACCGGCGACGGCACGCTGTGCGCCGCGGTCAGTGAGGGCGTGCGCCATGGCCGGCATGCGAACGGCCGTCACTGGCTGGCGATCGCCGACCTGGTGGCGGGGCAGCTGGAGGAGGCGGCCGCAGAGGGCACGACGGCACCGCAACGCGCCTGGCGTGGCCGCTTCGCCTTCGCCAGTTGGCAGCCGGGGCAGTCGGAAGTGAGCGCGTTCATCGACCACTTCGGATCGTTGCCCCTGTTCTGGTACCGGCGCGATGGCCATTTCGCGCTCGCCACCGATCTTCGCCTGCTGCTCGACGCACCCGGCATCGGTCGCGACGTCGACCTGACGGCCGTCTACCACTATCTCAACTTCACCTGCATTCCGGCGCCGCTGACCATCCACCGCGACATCCGCCGCATCGAGCCGGGGTCCGTGCTGGCGCTGGATCACGCCGGCGAGCGTGGCGAGCGCTACTACCTTCCCGAGTACCCGGCCGACCTGCAGGGCAGCGACATCCAGCTCGCGCACGACCTGCGCGACCGCATGATCGCGACCGTGCAGGATTTCCGTCCGCACTCCGATGGCGACTGGGGCTGCTTCCTCAGCGGCGGCACCGACAGCAGCAGCATCGTCAGCATCCTGGCGCGCCAGCCCGGCGCCCAGGTGCACAGCTGCTCCATCGGCTTTCCCGAGGCCGGCTACGACGAACTGGATTTCGCCCGTCTGGCCAGCGAGGCCTGTGGCGCCAAGCCGCACCTGGCCAGGGTCGACCGCCATCGTGCGCTCGGCTTGCTGGATTCGGTGATCGACGCCTACGACCAGCCCTTCGGCAACGCGTCGGCGGTGCCGACGCTGGCCTGCGCCGAGCTGGGGAACAGCCAGGGCTTCTCGACGATGCTCGGCGGCGACGGCGGCGACGAGATCTTCGGGGGCAACCAGCGCTACGCGAAGGACAAGGTGATGGAAGCCTTCTACCGGCTCCCGTCGCCGCTGAAGGCGGCCGCCCGCGCCGTCGGCGACGCCGTCGGCGGCGGCCATGTGCACGTGCTCAACCGCGTGCAGAACTTCGCCCGTCGCGGCTCGCTGCCGAATCCGGACCGCTTCTACACGGACGATTCCTTCGCGTCCGATTTCTACGGCGACCTGCTGACGCCGGCGTTCCGCTCGCAGGTGCCGCAGGATGCCTCGCTGGACTTCATGCGTGGCGTGTACGCGACGGGTCCACGCACCGAACCGCTGCACCAGATCATGCGGCTGGACCTGCTGATGGCCATCGCGCAGAACGACCTGGTCAAGGTCCATCGCGCCTGCCGCCACCATGGCGTGTCCGTGCGTTTCCCGTACCTGGACCCGGCCCTGGTCGACTACTGCGGGCGCCTGGCGGCGCACTACAAGGTGCGTGGCCTGAAGAAGCGCTACCTGTTCAAGCAGGCCGTCGCCGACATCCTGCCGACCGAGATCCTGAGCAAGCGCAAGCAGGGCTTCGGGCTGCCCATCGCGATCTGGATGAAGGAAGATCCCGCCCTGCAGGCGCGCGTGCGGGAGGTACTGCTGGATCAGCGCACCCGCGAACGCGGCTGGGTGAATCCGGCCTTCATCGAACGCCTCGTCGACCTGCACATGGCCGGCGGCTGGGACCATTCCAACGCACTCTGGCAACTGCTGGTGCTGGAACTGTGGATGCGGAGATACATGGATGCCCGTTGA
- a CDS encoding glycosyltransferase family 4 protein: MPVDALRVLMVMEAAYPAHKGGGAEAQVRTLSRGLRARGHRVTILVPRLPWASPAKVERVDGAVVCRLPFLRLPLIASPLLWVQTVAFLYARRHRYDAWHVHIAHRMAAICAVLGPWLDKRVLTKVSGWWELEKGTLAPRTGLVDALAQRALRRTETWLAISRRIARTLEARGIPPERIVALPNAVDTRRFAGIRRDPALPARFVFIGRLEAEKGLTVLLDAFSDIAPSHPAASLLLVGTGRLEEELRQRVDALGLGGRVDFAGHRDDIERPLADGNIGVLTSRIEGLSNTLLESMAAGLPMVASRISGNEDFVRPGENGWLFEPGDRAGLAACLEQAAALDGAARTAMGDAARTTVRNHAGLDQVLNRLVQLYRGERRLAHGAPAHNGNV; this comes from the coding sequence ATGCCCGTTGATGCGCTGCGCGTGCTGATGGTGATGGAAGCCGCGTATCCGGCGCACAAGGGCGGTGGCGCCGAAGCGCAGGTGCGCACGCTTTCGCGCGGGCTGCGCGCCCGCGGCCACCGCGTGACCATCCTCGTGCCGCGCCTGCCCTGGGCGTCGCCGGCGAAGGTCGAACGCGTGGACGGCGCCGTGGTCTGCCGCCTGCCCTTCCTGCGCCTGCCGCTCATCGCCAGTCCGCTGCTGTGGGTGCAGACGGTCGCCTTCCTGTACGCACGCCGCCACCGCTACGACGCATGGCACGTCCATATCGCCCACCGCATGGCGGCGATCTGCGCGGTGCTGGGACCCTGGCTGGACAAGCGCGTACTGACCAAGGTGTCGGGCTGGTGGGAACTCGAAAAAGGCACGCTGGCGCCGCGCACCGGACTGGTCGACGCGCTGGCGCAGCGCGCGTTGCGGCGCACCGAAACCTGGCTGGCGATCAGCCGCCGCATCGCGCGCACGCTGGAAGCGCGCGGCATCCCGCCGGAGCGGATCGTCGCGCTGCCCAATGCGGTCGATACCCGGCGGTTCGCCGGCATCCGCCGCGACCCGGCGCTGCCGGCGCGCTTCGTCTTCATCGGGCGGCTGGAGGCGGAAAAGGGGCTGACCGTCCTGCTGGACGCCTTCTCGGACATCGCACCCAGCCACCCTGCCGCCAGCCTGCTGCTGGTCGGCACGGGCAGGCTGGAAGAAGAACTGCGGCAACGCGTCGATGCGCTCGGCCTGGGCGGACGCGTCGATTTCGCCGGTCATCGCGACGACATCGAGCGGCCGCTGGCCGACGGCAACATCGGCGTCCTGACGTCGCGGATCGAGGGCCTGTCCAACACGCTGCTGGAGTCGATGGCCGCGGGCCTGCCGATGGTCGCCAGCCGCATCAGCGGCAACGAGGACTTCGTCCGCCCGGGCGAGAACGGCTGGCTGTTCGAACCGGGCGACCGCGCCGGGCTGGCCGCCTGCCTCGAGCAGGCGGCGGCACTCGACGGCGCCGCCCGCACCGCCATGGGCGACGCCGCGCGGACGACCGTGCGCAACCACGCGGGCCTCGACCAAGTGCTCAACCGGCTGGTGCAGCTGTATCGCGGCGAACGCCGCCTCGCCCACGGTGCCCCCGCGCACAACGGGAACGTCTGA
- the asnB gene encoding asparagine synthase (glutamine-hydrolyzing), which produces MCGIAGLVVAPGQPTPDPALVRRMNTVIHHRGPDDEGLHHDERALLGMRRLSIIDVGGGHQPMYGADRQVCIVFNGEIYNYRELRAGLERDGHAFASQSDTEVILQGYLRDGVGIFAQLDGMFGVAIWDRRTQELVLARDRLGEKPLYYAHDERRVLFGSELKSLLQSPDCPRDLNDDALRAYLAYGYVPSPYSVFAGVNKLPPAHFLRYRDGRISLHCYWQPSLSPKTTLGEADAAERLEELLDRAVASRLVSDVPFGAFLSGGLDSSTVVALMARHLGQPVKTFTIGFKEAAYNELDDARRVAKHLGTEHHELVVEPDAVDLLQTLVWHFDEPFADSSAVPTFLVSQLARQHVKMVLTGDGGDEMFGGYDRYLKLMKLERLGAMRGAAAAGLSLAGAMAPNPYGERLARVGERLRLPFDERYLSGVAVMRSDIARHLRPQAGGKDHFHLPALAQPGSDLGAGDEPLDRAVAIDLQSYLPDDILVKLDRMAMAASLEGRSPFLQPDLVQFALSLPVGYRVRDGRGKHLLREVANKWLPPRAISKPKQGFAIPLADWFRGPLRALAADTFGSRAFRERGLLQPAAAQALLHDHLERGIDRSEALWQSLCLELWAQRFLDGDAAAGA; this is translated from the coding sequence ATGTGCGGCATCGCAGGCCTCGTGGTCGCCCCCGGCCAGCCCACGCCCGATCCGGCGCTGGTCCGGCGCATGAACACCGTCATCCACCATCGCGGCCCCGACGACGAGGGTCTGCACCACGACGAGCGCGCGCTGCTGGGCATGCGCCGCCTGTCGATCATCGATGTCGGTGGCGGACACCAGCCGATGTACGGGGCGGACCGCCAGGTCTGCATCGTCTTCAACGGCGAGATCTACAACTACCGCGAACTGCGCGCGGGCCTGGAACGCGACGGCCATGCGTTCGCCAGCCAGAGCGATACCGAGGTGATCCTGCAGGGCTACCTGCGGGACGGCGTCGGCATCTTCGCGCAGCTGGACGGCATGTTCGGCGTCGCCATCTGGGACCGCCGCACGCAGGAACTGGTGCTGGCCCGCGACCGCCTGGGCGAGAAGCCCCTCTACTACGCGCACGACGAGCGTCGCGTGCTGTTCGGCTCCGAGCTGAAGTCGCTGCTGCAGTCGCCCGACTGTCCGCGCGACCTCAACGACGACGCGCTGCGGGCCTATCTGGCCTACGGCTACGTCCCGTCGCCGTACAGCGTGTTCGCCGGCGTCAACAAGCTGCCGCCCGCGCACTTCCTGCGCTACCGCGACGGCAGGATCAGCCTGCACTGCTACTGGCAGCCGTCACTGTCGCCGAAGACCACGCTGGGCGAAGCGGACGCGGCGGAGCGGCTGGAAGAACTGCTGGACCGTGCGGTCGCCAGCCGGCTCGTATCCGACGTGCCGTTCGGCGCCTTCCTCAGCGGCGGGCTGGATTCGAGCACGGTCGTCGCGCTGATGGCGCGCCACCTCGGCCAGCCGGTGAAGACCTTCACCATCGGCTTCAAGGAGGCGGCCTACAACGAGCTCGACGACGCGCGCCGCGTGGCAAAGCACCTGGGTACCGAACACCACGAGCTGGTGGTGGAGCCCGATGCCGTCGACCTGCTGCAGACCCTGGTCTGGCATTTCGACGAACCGTTCGCCGACTCGTCCGCCGTGCCCACGTTCCTCGTCTCGCAGCTCGCGCGGCAGCACGTGAAGATGGTGCTTACCGGCGACGGGGGCGACGAGATGTTCGGCGGCTACGACCGCTATCTCAAGCTGATGAAGCTCGAGCGCCTGGGTGCGATGCGGGGCGCGGCGGCGGCGGGACTGTCGCTGGCCGGTGCCATGGCGCCCAATCCCTACGGCGAGCGGCTGGCGCGCGTCGGCGAGCGGCTGCGACTGCCGTTCGACGAACGCTACCTGAGCGGCGTGGCGGTGATGCGGTCCGACATCGCGCGGCACCTGCGCCCGCAGGCGGGCGGCAAGGACCACTTCCACCTGCCCGCACTGGCCCAGCCCGGCAGCGATCTGGGCGCCGGCGATGAACCGCTGGACCGCGCCGTCGCGATCGACCTGCAGAGTTACCTGCCCGACGACATCCTGGTGAAGCTGGACCGGATGGCGATGGCCGCCTCGCTCGAAGGACGCTCGCCTTTCCTGCAGCCGGACCTGGTGCAGTTCGCGCTGTCGCTGCCGGTGGGCTACCGCGTCCGCGACGGTCGCGGCAAGCATCTGCTGCGCGAGGTGGCCAACAAATGGTTGCCGCCGCGAGCCATCAGCAAGCCCAAGCAAGGCTTCGCGATTCCGCTGGCCGACTGGTTCCGCGGACCGCTGCGCGCACTGGCGGCCGATACCTTCGGCAGCCGTGCCTTCCGCGAACGCGGCCTGCTGCAGCCCGCCGCGGCGCAGGCGCTGCTGCACGACCATCTGGAGCGCGGCATCGACCGCAGCGAGGCACTGTGGCAATCGCTGTGCCTGGAGCTGTGGGCGCAGCGCTTCCTGGACGGCGACGCCGCCGCGGGAGCCTGA